The genomic region GGGCATTAACAGGCTGTCTGTGGTAATGAGGGACCACCAGGCGTCACTGAGTTACAACACTCCCTGCCACACAATGGCCACGCCATTTATACATACAAATCACACCAACTTAAAGCTTGCGATTCATACTCTTTTGGCTCAAATCTGTGGGTTTTTTgtgcagttatttatttacgtGAGTTTTTGATCTGATTTGACCAATTTTCAATATCTTTTATCCTTGCTGTTCACTCTCAAAACTGTTACCGGTGACACAGTTTCAAACAAATAGCGATTAGAGATGATTACAAATGCAATATACTCCTGAGGAGAATTCCTAATGAGGCAGTCAAAGCTCATCTCAGACCATGCCCTTTGCCTCAATCCATAAGTGTTCCTGGCTGCCACCTGCAACCTTGAGActccctcttctctcccccCGTCTCTTCTCCATGTCTGCCAATAATAAGGAGCCAGATGAAGTGGcagtgagaggaaatgtttaccATCAAATTAGTTGTGTCATCTCTAGGATCTGTGATGCAAGCCACAGAGAGGGATATCAATGCAATCCATCACGCCATTGATTCCTGCAAGACAAAAGATTCAAATTCACGGCATAAAAGGTTTTCGTTAAGAAAAGTCTGTCATTCTGCAGCGAGTCACTGTTTGGGACAAAGGTAGTTTTCTGAGGAACTATAGAACCATAACGCTTTATGAGCAACGACTGCAGAAGCACATAGAAAAATACTTTATCTGGTGACAAATTTGACTGAAATCTTGCCTTTTACAGCTCATTACACGTGCTGTGGTTATACCTGCCTTCCACGATACTCTGGAGATATTTAACACCCAAAAAGGAGAAGTTTGAAAACGCTGCTGGCTCTGTTGTAGTTTGAAAAGTGCAGGGCTGCGAATTAGTCTTAATGGGCAGAAAGAAATACTTGATGCAGTTACCCACATTCACATCCTGGCTTATTGGCCGCGAGTCCACTTTGATCAGCTTTGAATAAAAAGTTGATGACCTAGTCATCGTTCGAATGAAAGAAATGTGCTTAAtttttcactgttgttgtttttctttctttgtgttgtgaGCTCCCCGTTTACAttgacacaaacatgcagagcaTTTTCATCACTTTTACAGAAACGTGTCTTTAGTAGTGTGGACGATGTCGCCCCATGGTTCATTGTTAACTCTGTTGTGTTGGTGTTAAAGGAAGCATTTGTTCCCACCACTCACTGCCAGTAGAGATATCTGTGCGAGCCTTGGCCAGGTGTTTAAATTCAGTTTGGACACTTGCCAGTGACTTGTATTGGAATTTAAATCTTCATGCAATGGAGTCTTGTGTATGCTACTGGGGAAAATTTATAccctgtagttttttttttttcttttctgaagaCAATAAAATTTGACATGTCACTAACACCCACACATCAGTCTTCATCAGTCCAAGTCAGAGTGGAACTGTAAATCTAGCCTATATTTGGGATGTTAGTATAATGATGTATGGTAATAGCTAAAATAATAGGATCATATGTCTCAGTATGACTGGGCCATATCTTTACCTGCCATGCCACTCAGTGCCCATGCTCTGCCATCATCTCTGAATACTAGCACACGAGGGGGCTCGTTAGCCTGCTATTACAGATGTGACAAGCACACCATAATAGCCCAATTATCCCAAAATGCCAAATTTTACTCCAAAGGAAAAGGAGTGTGTAGTGATTAATGGTGAACACTTAAGGGGAAGAGTTAGACAACGCTGTTGGATAGGAGAAAATATGTATCAGGCTGCCGCCACTACAGATGCTTCCTCCCCCTGACAACTGCAATTCATTTGAGATGCTATTAACATGCATAATTATGCTAATCAAGCAGTAATTAAGTGCCAATTCATCAGAGACCATTTTTTGTCTGTAATTTCATCAAGCATGGCTGTTGTGGTTTGTgggtttcccccccccccccccccccatgcataTTTCTGTATACAATATTGCTCAAATGAGGCGCTCTCATTTCATCCAACATTTCCTTTCCTGTATGCtcctgaagtttgtaaacaggATGTGGTAGAGATCCATTCATAGATCCATTAACATACCCCCCCGCCCGCCTCGCCCCCGCCCCTTTCCAAAGTCAAATACTAAGAGACTCTCATCAGCCGCAGCACACAACATACCACTGggtttttactcagtaacattTCATGAGTTTAATCCTCATACATGCTGTTATcgcccccccccaaaaaaaaaaagaaaagatgaataaTACAGAATGTCTTCTATGGTATACATGATGTCACTACTCCTCTGAGTCAACATGGCAGGTGAAATGTTATTTGCAATGGCATTTCTTCAGTCCAGTTTCACCCAGAGAGTCAGACAGGTGTTCTTATCGGACAGGAAAGCCTGTGGTGATGCACGTCAGTCTTGATCACCCTTGACGATGGCCTTAGGTAAGAAATCTGCTTCCGTCCCTCTGACCTAGGAATTCTTTCGGTTTCAGCATTTATACTAGTTTTTGCAGCAGGAACAAACAGTCACACGTTGAAGTGGACAGTTGAGAAAAATGCTTGTAGTCACTCAATTATAATTGTTTTCGATATCCTTTTCTTTGGCGATGGTAGAAATTTTAATTTTGCTGTCACGTGCCATCAAAATGGCCTTGTTGTGTTTGCCTCATTGTCCTGTCATTGTATCCAGATCCTGGAGTCCTGTTACAGCAATGTTTAATGAAGGCAGTTCATCTGGTATTCTGTAAAACCACGTCTTACCCCAAAATGCTTGTGGTTCAATGACAAATCCAGTGGCCAAAAATAACTGTGACAGAGTCAttgtatttagctttgtataCTCACTACATTgcagaacaacacatttgtagATGTTCACACCTAATTGCAGTTGTAAAAGAAACTTGCAccacacattaacacatactGCGACACTCAGCCATTAACTGTTGTCCATCAATAGCCTCCTAATCACTGCTTATTGGAAATTAGGAAGTGAGGAAGTTGCACATTAATTACACTCTCATATTATTTGCTCAGTATAAACCTCACTACAGTACGAACCAGtagtataaatataatgatattTATATGCTATCACAAATGAGTGCAATTAAGAGGTTCTTCTTATTTTTAAGTAATGGATTACATCTTAAAATACATAGAGGTCAACTCAGACGCAGGTTCTATTCTCATTCAGTGCTGAGGGAACGTCGTCAGACAAACATCCCTTTGGAATAAACTAATAGTTGTTGGCAAATCTTGTCTCAATATGAAGTGCTACCAGATTTTCtaaaaaacaatgcaatgtTGACTAAATGATCAAAGTAGTGACATCATGCTCAGTTATGTGGTCTAGATGACAGTTTAAACATCTCATATAGTGACTGATCACACACTACTCTACAATCATGTCTCACAAGAACTCCCAAAAACACGCATGACGAGTAATACAGGGAATATTCAGCAAAACCAGAATTGATTTAGGTTAGGTTAGCTTTAGTGCACTTTCGAAGCAGATCTGTACGTGTTCTCTTCTACCTGTTTTGatcttgtctttgttttgtactttttcctcttctccatGAAGAACCACTGTTGCCACTGTCACACCATCCCGGTCTCTGAGTGGCCGGGAGTTATTGCAGGTCAAATTTCTAGCACGCTGAATGAGATCGGCGCCTGTGATGTGTCGGGGAGGCATTGGTGGGTTCCCGCAGCCCGCgtctttaaatatttcatactTCATGACTGCCATCTGCCAGTCCAGAGCTGATTGGGGCGGTTGCTTATGGTTTGTGAAACGACGACAGCGAGTGGATTGTGAGGCTGAAAATCCCTGCAGATCATTCAAGAGCATTCATAGCCGATGAATTTGcaagtacatttttatcagATAAGGCTGCGACAGAGGATGCACTCAGCACAGAGTGCATCCTCTGTCACAGGATGAGATGGGCTCTGAGGTTTGACGGGGCAGACGAAGGCTCGTGAAGACGGCTGGCTGCTCCTTTTGACGGCGTGTCAGGGTTGGCTGGCAAGTTGCTTTGCTGCGTCTGGTTGAAGCAGTCATCATTGTGGCAGGCCTGTCAGAACAAACTGGTGTGCTGGAGACAGATACAGTTTTAGTGGCTGGATGCAGAGTATGCAACACATGCGCCCGCCCTAACACGGAATATGTTCCCCAAACTGGCAAGCTGGTGGCAAGTTAATGACAGGAACGGCCAGTGACATCATGAGAAACATGATGACACTCTGCTAAAGACATCTGAGTGAGTCCACAGATCAAACAGACAGGGTGATGACTTCAGGCTCAAACACAGTGGCGACTAGACTGCAGCCTCAGTGTTAAAAGtctgtttatttcatttcatgaaaGATTTCATAACAAACCCACTCATGAGGAAGGAGATGATAATTAaattgagagggagagaaatggaACAATGCATTGCCTTGAGGGTGTTTACCTTGCATCACCGACGAAATTTCATTTTTGATGTATTCAAATGCATTGACACAGTGGGAGAATAATGTGTAATCATTAGGAGAGGGTTTGCAAATTATTTATGTAATGTAAACCATTATAATTTActtccatgttgttttttttccccttccactGCCATTAACAAGTGACTTTTAAAGCAATAAACGTCACAATTGCTTtaagttaattaaaacaataGACACCATATTGAAAGATAAGATGCCAGTCACACCACCGTCTCCTGCACGCAGCAATTTACTGCTCAAGTGTAATGAGGGAGGGGTGACACAAATAATAGCTATTAAACTGTCAGCTTAGTGGAGGCTGGATCACATTACTGGAATTAACTAAGATGCCCTATTATAAACACTTCCATCCTCTCCCAACACAGGCACgcgtgcacaaaaacacacccgcccaaaatatgcacacacaatgGACAAGACGATATAAACATGGctacttttgcacagtacttaACTACTTTTACTTTTCTCAACACTATAACATGTGTCCGTCTATAACTTTGGcttgaaatataatataatttaatataataagaTTTTATTCAAATACAGATTTGTCTGCTTTCTATGGCCAAACTCCATCGGCGACCAAATCAAATTGAGCCCATATTGGAATAAAGAAAGCATGTGAAATATTTGTTGCTGGCAAGATGCACGTCTTCTAATGTGTTTGGAAGTATAATTATAAATGTAGAAATCTATTTCAACAGGCCAAACTTTTTACACACGTCTAAGGCCTAAAGCAGGGCCACCAAATAGTGAATTTATTGATGATTTGAACCCAAAAacgcaaaataataataatgaaaaatgcatGAAAGACAGTAAAAGGCAAAAGACACATCCAAAGGCAacactgacatctgctggtCTGAGTTGAGGAGGTACGTATGTCTAAACCCTCAGGCTGCCTCTTACTATAATGTGTCAGATTATGATGTTATTAATACaacattaatatataaaaaaaaaaagtcaccctATTTGTATTCATGTCATTTACACTGACACTTTATTTACAATCCCAGTCCTCACTCTGGTGTCACTCTGATTTCCATTTCACTTTGATCAATTGAGTGGTGCTCCACACTTATCAGCAGGACTAATTTATTTATGAACCTGCCATTTGTAATTATTGATCAGGATGTTCTCCGTTAGGGAACTAATGATATGCAGAGGTAAAAGATTCCCTAATTATTGTGTTTGGTTTAattgagggtgtgtgtgtttgtgcgcctGCAGGAAGGTTCAGAGGGGAACTGACTGTTGCCCCGGCTGCCACACGAGCAGACACGCCAGCACAATCCGCCTCCGTTCATTACAACTGCAACTAATGAAAAACAGTGTTGTTTATTGTTAGACTTTGTTAAATTGTTTGTGGTAAATGGAATAGTCCTTCCACTACCTTATTTTTACAGATATAGTaacagcggtagaagatgaagtGAGCATGTGTTTCATTGACCGTGTGCAAATAGCAAGTCTTTAGCAAAAATCCCAAGATTAATTAAATTAGCCTTTGCggtgttgtatttttttaagaGATTTTACATCACCACCACTTAACCCTGCTATAAAATTTTCATTCAGGAGTCTGCGTTACAGTCAAATTAATTATTCACAGGTTAAAAAGAGCAATGTGGTTCTTTTATTTGGTCTGACCTTCTCATAAAGaccattatttacttttaaataccACAAATGACACACGGTACATCGCGTCATGGTTGTTGTTGAACACTGAAATTGCCACAGTTATTACATTTCAGAAGATTTAGACTCATCACCACTCAGTGAATAATAACCTATATTAACTCAATTTTAGCAGTCAGCTCTACTAAATACACATTGTGTGTCACAGAGGGTTTTGTGACCAGtccaaaactgtttttaaagaaGCTAAATATAAATTTAAGTTGTTAATATTCAGCAATAAAGTGATCACTGattatttcatataaaaacagACTGCATCAGTCTTGTGAGCAACATTAAAGCAGCTTTTGAAGAACTTCTGTCACAATGGACAAAACctcttttttaattatgtgcattttttttttgaccagaaGAGGGCAGTATTGAACCAACGATTCATCTAAATTCCTTATGTTGCTGCAAAACAATATActaaatgaatacaaattatTTTCCATCATTTCCTCCAAATGCAGTATGATACGATAAATATGGTAAATATGATCAAACCACTTTTTAAACTTCCTCTAAAGAATTCCCAACATGGCTTTCTGTTGACACACTGTTTATTATATTACTGTCAACTTGAAACAAGTCAGGACGTTTATagaacaacaccaacacgctgTATTCAAAGGTGCAGAGCAGTTTAATTAATGTACCATGAAAAGTATTCAAACTTTATGTCACTCATAGATTAAAGTGAAACAGCAACACTTAGGGTAACCAATGTCAAACATACTGTAGAGTCAAACCAGGTATTTAACAAGATAGAAGGCATCGATATCCTAAATCTACAGATACAAAATGGTCAAGTAAAGTAAAGTTCAATGATTTTTTTGAAGCAAGTATAAGCTTTGGAATCTGATCGTGTAAGGAATGCAGAGAGCAGCTTTCATTAGACAATGCACACAGTGTCCTCATTCATAATCTTTAGGTGAACAACGTGCGAGCGACAAACAACAATGACCAACAGTAGCATGTGCAACGCGTCGTCTTTGTCGCCCATTCAGCAAATCATCACACTGTTGCATCCTGATTGAGTTTCTGCGTTCAAATCTTCACTGATTCACATAAGTCACTAGTGAGAGGGCAGCGATGGCGAGTCTGGAGCTAGTATTTAAATTATTCTTTGAAGCCATTGGCCTCGACCTTAGTCCCAGTCTGCTCCCGCTTCTCAGCCTGTCTGTCCAAGCTGGGGCTGAGGCCCTTGAATGCTGCGGAGTGCGATCTGGAAACTCCGTTCACCGACAGCGCTCCACCGTCCGTGGGGCAAATATAATCCGCGGATTCGTCGGGTTTCCTCTTTCTCAGGTGACTGAATTGGGTGAAGCCCAGCTTTtttggctgtaaaaaaaacacaaaacaatccCCATTAACCCGTTAATAATTCCTTTTTGTGCTGTGAACAGACGCAGAACTCTTTGATTTGTTTCGTACCTTCACTTTGGCAGTGGTTGTGAGGGGAACGTGGCCTGTGGCATTGCCGTACTCCCGCTTCTCCTGTGTGGCCTGAACCCCCACCAGGGTAGAGAAGGCAGTGGCAAGGTGGCGACGGAGCAAAGTCTTCTGAGGAGGGATATTTAGCAGCAGGGCCAGAGTTTCTGCGGTGAAGCGTGGCTCAAGGATCTACAGAAGAAGGAAACAATTCATGTCTACAGACATGTAATACAAAAGtgctaaataaaatgtatacaatACTTACAATCAGGCCGCCATGGACACCACTGCCCCGTAGATTAGGAGCGTACTCGGCTAGATCCACTGCTCGAAGCCACTCCATCACACGATGGTTAGACCACTGCACCACCTCTGAGGGACTGGGCTGCTTCTTCAGCAaggtgaaaaaacacacactcaattccattttatttataatgacccTTTTGGAAACTCTGAACTAGAAGTGGATAGTTGATTTAAACAATGAGGGAAGAGAAATGGCTCCTTCTTAACATTTAACATGCATCTGGCGCCATCTTGTGGGCCATTGATGTGATTTCATCTGTTCACCATCTATGAGCAGAGTCTcagtaaaacacttttttataaaatgtctttCATGAATATTTCCTCAACGTTTAGTGttaacatttgacaaaatgacaaaatctaAGCGACACAGTCCACAGTACAGTATCAGACACCGGCGTCTCCGGTCCGTGTGGACTTACCTCGTCGCCTGGCCTACGGCGAAGACAGTGAGGGTTGAACTTGTTGGCATGAAGGACGTGAATGGCACATTTGATACTGAGGTGATGCAGCTGGCTGGTAACTTTTAGAGTCAAGAGGTCATTCTGTAAAAAACAGCGAGAGAAGATCAGTGAACCTACAAGTTCATGgtattatattgtgttttttaaatcatgaaaaactCTTTGTGAATTATTCTGGATGTGCTGTTGCTGTAGCAAATTGCACGTGATGAGAAATGGACGAAGTGTAGTGCAGCTTGAAAAGTGAAGCGCAAGAAGTAGGATGGGAgttagcagttagccaccagggggcgactcctctGGTTACAAATAGAACTCTGTTTGagtggaagtctatgggaaaatgagcctacttttcacttgatttacaacttGAGCAAAggttttcctgaggagttaatgtctCAGTTGCTAGTTTCTGGTCTTCTACAGCatgtgatgtcaattttgtaaataatttttcccatttagaggaaaatacatGATAAAGCACGGCAAATATAAGTGGACACCAGTATGACTgacagctatatatatatatatatatatatatatatacatatacatatatatatatatatatatgtatatgtatatgtatatatatatacatatatatacatatatatatatatatatagtaagtCATCAAAGTAAGGCTGTTTATTAAGGTaaaaatgtactgcatgttgTTTTAGATCTAATAAACCTATGCCAGGCCTCCACATTGACAAATCTTACAGCACATGCAGGATTTAGGTCTTACCACTGTGAGGTATTGTATCATTCGACCGTCTACTCGTGCCTCATGGAACTGGTCTTTATACTGAGGCAAACCAATGTCATCCAACCAGCCTGCACAGATGAAAAGACTTGTTAATACACAATTGCTGCAATGGTCCATTTAAGATAAGGAACTTTTTAAAGCTACATTTCCATCTTTCCtcttagttttcttttttggttcTTTATTTTAAGACCTGCTTTAACTCGCTATGTAAAAGCATCTACGGGTTTTAACTGTCCCATGTAAAGAGAGTCTTACGGGTGACCCAGATGTGGTCCAGCTCTGATGATTTCTCTATAACTTTGGTGGTGAACGCCCTCAGAGCCAGCTGGAGCTTTTTCCTGTGCAGAGGATTCTTCAGACCCATCTCCTGGAGACAGATGGGACACAAATTGGTATTAATTTGGGTAAATAATCAGTGGTTTGCCTACATAACATACTACTTTATTAATAATAGTGACGTGTATCCGACCTTTGTTGTGAGGTAGCAATAAAATCATCTAAACATCATTACTAATGTTTGGTTTCAAGAGACATTTACTGTCTTATTTTATAGTCTGACCTTTTCAATCTCCTGAGGTGAAGCAGACAGAAGTGTTTGTCCGCTGTCGACCCACTGTCTGGAGAGACTGATGTACTGACCCAGCCCATAATCCTCGAGCCAGCCACACACCTGCTCCTTGGTCCACTGGCTGAATGGAATATTCATATcactgagacaaagacaaaggggACACGTTAGAGGCTGAAGTGGCaaagttttaaaatgataatagtTTAGGAAAGTCACCTTTTTACATCTCACATTGGTTAAGCTAAAAGTAAAACTCTTTGGTGAAGGGAGTGGTGAGATGAGAGCGCTTAACTCGATTATACATAAAATGCCAAATTATAAGAATTATAATACGTCTCTGATGTAGAACCATCAAAATACAGTCCTGAAGAGTACTGAGCTAAATGCAAGCGCTTTACCGTGAAGAGTCATAAGATTCAGGAGTCCTGGTCAGTCTGGGTCCAGCTGTGGCACGTAGTCCCCCTCTCCTAAACTGACCTGCATCTGGATCTGCTGACTGAAGCCCTCCAGATTGAGTTCTCCTTAGTCTGTGTGGACAATAATAAACATTCTGACACTGCTTTCATCATGAAAACGTATTAAGTTTTTTGTTAGATCCATTATTCTGGCAGTTCTGGTACAATATTTAGTATATAtctcataaataaaatatggtTTTAATAAACCTTCATAACAACTgaacaatataataaaatgatttatttaaacttatatactgtatgctggCAATGTAAGACAGTGCCTTTCATCATTATCCTTCTAAATACTGATTCATTTGTGTTGACATGTTTCATCACACTCACTTTCCCCAGAGTCTCTTGAAGCTCCTGTTGTTCTTCATGTATTCTGGTGAGCCCACGGTTCGTTGGCCAGGCTGTGCATTCGCTTCAGAATGAACGGGGGAATTACTACTCGAAGCGCTGTCATCGGCTTTCTCCGACTTTCCTGTGCGAGGTTACAAACATTTGACAAACAATTGAGGCAATTCTCATTTGACTGTCAACCCCTACCTACACAGAACTTTAAAACAAGGatatgtcatatgataaaatcCACATGTATTAAAACCAGATCAACAACCAATCAGTTGATTCAGACCACATGGAATGATTTGATGGCTTAAGCCAGGGTTGTCAAATATATGGCACGGAGGAGGAATTTGTGAAAATTCTGCGGTATAattagaatctaatcataaAGTTAAATACCATATTGACTCGCCTCGACTTGACACAGCACAGTCATTTTGAAACCGAAACTGaaatttttctcaagaaatggcaggttgttcatgttttgtaaaaagatacttcattaaatgtaaatcaaaGGGAACAATTTGTTGTTTATAGTTTatcatgctattattttactggtccggcccattTGAGATCATATTGCACTGCATGTAGCCCCTGAACTAaagtgagtttgacacccctggcaTAAGCCATTAACAAACCATGCACACTCTGCTCATCGCACATAGtcacacattttaacaacaaGCCAGAGAGATACAGTCAACACCTCTGAAGAGTCAATAGCAGAATTCATTTCCGCGAAAAATTCCCAGTTTCGCGACAGACTACAACTTCCAGTGTTTTGCAGCTTTGCTGAAACAGCCGATGGGAGGAGGGGTGGGATGTTTCCGTTGCATGCATGCTACTGCTAACTTTTCCAGACTTGGAGCCAAATGGTGCGTGTTTGGTGGTCTGCCTTTTCACAATGCTCTAttcagagggagagggagcaggGGCGCTACAGACCATTGAGTTCAGCAAATAATTCATCCGTTAACgttccataaaaaaaaagaatgggcTCGAGTTGAAATGTGCAAGGTGTGATGAATTGGATATAGGTTGCGCTCGGATTTCCCTCCGCGACATTACTTGGCCGAGAGAAATCAGGGTGGGGCTCAAGTTAAAACTGGCCAGTAAAACCGGGGGAAGGGCGGAGCCGAGGAGAATGTGGTcagccagagaaagagagggtgTGTTTGGTGAGAAAACGCCTATCCCATCATCCAGCTGCTGCATTAGGAGACTCTACAATTAGTTGTGATCAAAGGTGTAATGGTCTTCTGGTCAACTGAGAGCGGTTTGATTCAAATATGAATTCTGCCTTTGCTCACGGGAATTACTACCCTCACAACTCTTCCAAAGGAAAGACTAATCCTCTATGTAGTGTTATTATTATCCCGCACTATCAATCACATCATGACCAATACAGCCTGAGTTCATTTGCGTGGatttactttgactttgactgGAGTCTCCGTCTTCGCTGCCATCTGGAGACCTTTGGCTCTGGatctcgctgctgctgctgctgctgccccccaACCCGTTTTGCTCCGACAGTGAGGACTTGACAGGCATCGTCTGACTTCTGGAGCCACCGAGACCGCTCTGCATAAGCCGTgcagagacaaaaataacacGCAAATGGTTATCAAATTAAATGCAAATTCTGTCAGGCATTCATCATGTGGGACATCATATTGGAGCTTGCAAGTAGCAAATATCTGATGAAGAGTTGCAATTTGAAGTTTTTATATTAACCAAAATGAACCTCAGAATGACTAAataatcacattattattacaactcAAAATCTGTGTTAttcaggaaaagaaaatcagggCCTGTTTGTCTATATCTCTGTTCTGTTTAAGTAGGATAGCATGGCCCCAAAGATACATCGATCACAGCCTATAATTTAGTTATTCTTGATATTTTCCTGTAGATACATAAAGCTTAAACAGAGAGGGCAAAAACACAACTGACAGACctgtaataaagtaataatgaCAATGAAATTGATTGCATATCAGATTTTTCATTATGATTTAAACAAACCTTTGGTGAAGTTCCATTTGTTAGATTGTTCATACTGTTTGATAGTGTCTGAGATTCTGTTCTGGGAAGATGAaagcacaaaaatgtcagtaaaagtgAGCAAAAACATATCAaatgtgtggatggatggatggatggatgagaagCTGTGTCAGTACCTGTAATCACTGTCCTTCTGACCAGATGTGAGTGATGTTTGACGGGAGGAAGAGCTGTTC from Solea solea chromosome 5, fSolSol10.1, whole genome shotgun sequence harbors:
- the ppfibp2a gene encoding liprin-beta-2 isoform X11, which codes for MEYDIDFYKHFTWLRKVNVNSNSNSDSYQERLSRLEGDKESLILQVSVLTDQVEAQGSKISDLENSLVEHQHKLNSTEEMLQQELLHRTSLESQKLSLMGEVSYLKLKLADMEGKQSHGAERQQKAEGLLKELRSLKVKVEHLEDQKLQYEKKLKATKAEIGSLQQLLLSKNAEIESLHTQLLARPSLSTESPERDQELQRLKIGMKSLVAANDEKDRRIEELTLLLNQCRQFREVTHTTKQAPPAVHLLSNGRTPSSSSEEEEQVLLKNTDSSSAKSEDVKSEVSTNSSSSRQTSLTSGQKDSDYRTESQTLSNSMNNLTNGTSPKSGLGGSRSQTMPVKSSLSEQNGLGGSSSSSSEIQSQRSPDGSEDGDSSQSQRKSEKADDSASSSNSPVHSEANAQPGQRTVGSPEYMKNNRSFKRLWGKLRRTQSGGLQSADPDAGQFRRGGLRATAGPRLTRTPESYDSSRDMNIPFSQWTKEQVCGWLEDYGLGQYISLSRQWVDSGQTLLSASPQEIEKEMGLKNPLHRKKLQLALRAFTTKVIEKSSELDHIWVTRWLDDIGLPQYKDQFHEARVDGRMIQYLTVNDLLTLKVTSQLHHLSIKCAIHVLHANKFNPHCLRRRPGDEKQPSPSEVVQWSNHRVMEWLRAVDLAEYAPNLRGSGVHGGLIILEPRFTAETLALLLNIPPQKTLLRRHLATAFSTLVGVQATQEKREYGNATGHVPLTTTAKVKPKKLGFTQFSHLRKRKPDESADYICPTDGGALSVNGVSRSHSAAFKGLSPSLDRQAEKREQTGTKVEANGFKE
- the ppfibp2a gene encoding liprin-beta-2 isoform X8 — encoded protein: MLQQELLHRTSLESQKLSLMGEVSYLKLKLADMEGKQSHGAERQQKAETVVNFISELQEQMCRFQEEINSKIQEKKASESPAESGSPAVGCTETTEGKGPNPGVNLNLDELQDGSDESAHNLEEGSSDAEQQCHYGGESGLLKELRSLKVKVEHLEDQKLQYEKKLKATKAEIGSLQQLLLSKNAEIESLHTQLLARPSLSTESPERDEIYRRRLNAKYQELQRLKIGMKSLVAANDEKDRRIEELTLLLNQCRQFREVTHTTKQAPPAVHLLSNGRTPSSSSEEEEQVLLKNTDSSSAKSEDVKSEVSTNSSSSRQTSLTSGQKDSDYRTESQTLSNSMNNLTNGTSPKSGLGGSRSQTMPVKSSLSEQNGLGGSSSSSSEIQSQRSPDGSEDGDSSQSQRKSEKADDSASSSNSPVHSEANAQPGQRTVGSPEYMKNNRSFKRLWGKLRRTQSGGLQSADPDAGQFRRGGLRATAGPRLTRTPESYDSSRDMNIPFSQWTKEQVCGWLEDYGLGQYISLSRQWVDSGQTLLSASPQEIEKEMGLKNPLHRKKLQLALRAFTTKVIEKSSELDHIWVTRWLDDIGLPQYKDQFHEARVDGRMIQYLTVNDLLTLKVTSQLHHLSIKCAIHVLHANKFNPHCLRRRPGDEKQPSPSEVVQWSNHRVMEWLRAVDLAEYAPNLRGSGVHGGLIILEPRFTAETLALLLNIPPQKTLLRRHLATAFSTLVGVQATQEKREYGNATGHVPLTTTAKVKPKKLGFTQFSHLRKRKPDESADYICPTDGGALSVNGVSRSHSAAFKGLSPSLDRQAEKREQTGTKVEANGFKE